From the genome of Streptomyces sp. V1I1, one region includes:
- a CDS encoding ABC transporter ATP-binding protein, with the protein MAGNQQPDMGEFGELGEGYDTSFDGEAAAASLGRLAARLPVALLQVWRLAWAASRRGAVLLVVAQLVAGVATALALMATARALGSLFASGPAPERVSDALPAVAAVTVATAMRAVLETVVAAAQARLSPGVRRVAEDRLHAAAVGAELGAFDDADWHDTMARARDRGIDHTQLALGHAVEFLGAAVGLLVGVGVVTGLHPVLLPLLALSIAPQGWAALSSARIGFVGMVRQMSLYRRLWLFADLLTSREAAAEVRACTAERPLLSEFRRLASLVEREEIQVGYSQTRVGAVGRALSGLALAAAYTALGLLVHAQVVPLAVAGTAVVAVRAASGSLATLMVAVDRLYEKSLYITDHHAFLAEAAARSRPPTGRPAPAGFTEIRLKDVHFSYPGSPHPALLGIDFVLRQGETVALVGENGSGKTTLALLLAGLYLPDKGTVHWDSTDLADVDPAGIREQVALVMQQPTRWPVTARGNIALGRADRSDVDGSALLRAARDSGAHEVIELLPYGYETLLSKKFRDGVDLSGGQWQRIGVARGFYRDAPLLIADEPTAALDARAEQAVYENIRLLAAGRTVVLITHRLASVRDCDRIVVLRRGEVVQQGTHEHLMRAGGEYADMYQIQAAAYTDRPGAGGHG; encoded by the coding sequence ATGGCGGGCAATCAGCAACCGGATATGGGTGAGTTCGGCGAGCTGGGCGAGGGATACGACACCTCGTTCGACGGCGAGGCTGCGGCCGCGAGCCTCGGCCGCCTGGCTGCTCGGCTGCCGGTCGCTCTGCTGCAGGTGTGGCGGCTGGCCTGGGCCGCGAGCAGGCGCGGCGCGGTACTGCTGGTAGTCGCGCAGCTGGTAGCCGGGGTGGCCACGGCGCTGGCGCTCATGGCCACTGCACGAGCCCTGGGGTCGTTGTTCGCCTCAGGTCCGGCGCCGGAGCGAGTCAGCGACGCCCTGCCGGCAGTGGCCGCCGTGACGGTCGCCACGGCGATGCGGGCTGTGTTGGAGACGGTGGTTGCAGCAGCCCAGGCGCGGCTGTCACCGGGAGTGCGGCGGGTGGCGGAGGACCGCCTGCACGCCGCGGCGGTCGGCGCGGAACTGGGAGCTTTCGACGACGCCGACTGGCACGACACCATGGCCCGCGCCCGCGACCGCGGCATCGACCACACCCAACTGGCCCTGGGCCACGCAGTCGAGTTCCTCGGGGCAGCGGTGGGCCTGCTCGTCGGCGTCGGGGTGGTGACGGGGCTGCATCCGGTACTGCTTCCGCTGCTGGCCCTTTCGATAGCCCCGCAGGGGTGGGCCGCGCTGAGTTCGGCACGTATCGGCTTCGTGGGGATGGTCCGCCAGATGTCCCTCTACCGGCGACTGTGGCTGTTCGCCGATCTCCTCACCTCCCGGGAGGCGGCAGCCGAGGTCAGGGCCTGCACCGCTGAACGACCGCTGCTGAGCGAATTCCGGCGGCTGGCCTCGCTGGTGGAGCGGGAGGAGATCCAAGTGGGGTATTCCCAGACCCGGGTGGGAGCGGTCGGCCGCGCACTGTCGGGCCTGGCGCTGGCGGCCGCGTACACCGCTCTCGGCTTGCTCGTCCATGCTCAGGTCGTGCCACTGGCCGTGGCCGGGACCGCCGTTGTGGCGGTACGTGCCGCCAGCGGCTCACTCGCCACGCTGATGGTGGCCGTCGACCGGCTCTACGAGAAGTCCCTCTACATCACCGACCATCACGCCTTCCTCGCCGAGGCCGCGGCCCGCTCCCGCCCGCCGACCGGCCGACCCGCCCCCGCCGGGTTCACCGAAATCCGGCTGAAGGACGTCCACTTCTCGTATCCGGGCAGCCCGCATCCCGCGCTCCTCGGCATCGACTTCGTCCTACGGCAGGGCGAGACGGTGGCGTTGGTCGGCGAGAACGGATCCGGGAAGACGACGCTGGCCCTTCTGCTCGCCGGTCTCTACCTCCCGGACAAGGGGACAGTCCACTGGGACAGTACCGATCTGGCAGATGTCGACCCTGCCGGGATCCGTGAGCAGGTGGCGCTGGTGATGCAGCAGCCCACGCGCTGGCCCGTGACGGCGCGCGGCAACATCGCCCTGGGACGTGCCGACCGCTCTGACGTGGACGGCTCCGCCTTGCTGCGCGCCGCGCGCGACTCCGGAGCCCATGAGGTGATCGAGCTGCTGCCGTACGGCTACGAGACCTTGCTGTCGAAGAAGTTCAGGGACGGCGTGGACCTGTCCGGCGGTCAGTGGCAGCGAATCGGCGTCGCCCGCGGCTTCTACCGCGACGCCCCCCTGCTGATCGCCGACGAGCCGACGGCCGCGCTGGACGCGCGCGCCGAGCAGGCGGTGTACGAGAACATCCGGCTGCTCGCGGCGGGCCGCACCGTCGTCCTCATCACCCACCGCCTTGCCTCGGTGCGGGACTGCGACCGGATCGTCGTCCTGCGGCGGGGGGAGGTGGTCCAGCAGGGTACGCACGAGCACCTGATGCGGGCGGGCGGCGAGTACGCGGACATGTACCAGATCCAGGCGGCTGCCTACACCGACCGGCCTGGTGCGGGTGGCCACGGGTGA
- a CDS encoding LuxR family transcriptional regulator gives MEVFGSLSDVVSLVDEASRGCKTEMISSQPGGGRPVEQLEQAVARDLELLERGVRMRTLYQHSARHHPPTRAYVYQVTSAGAEVRTCPELFGRLIVFDRAVAFIPHHSLPGGGAVVRDPSTIAFLHSAFERAWDLGTPFAENRPDLTALSDVHRNILHLLGEGARDETIARRLGFSLRTCRKYIAEIFDMLGAEKPFPSGLPHR, from the coding sequence GTGGAAGTCTTCGGTTCGCTGTCCGATGTCGTCTCGCTCGTCGACGAGGCCAGCCGCGGCTGCAAGACGGAGATGATCAGCAGCCAGCCCGGCGGCGGCCGTCCCGTCGAACAGCTGGAACAGGCCGTCGCCCGCGACCTCGAACTCCTTGAGCGCGGTGTGCGCATGCGGACCCTCTACCAGCACTCCGCCCGCCACCATCCGCCCACCCGCGCCTACGTCTACCAGGTCACCAGCGCCGGCGCCGAGGTCCGTACCTGCCCCGAACTCTTCGGCCGCCTGATCGTCTTCGACCGTGCCGTTGCGTTCATCCCCCACCACTCCCTCCCCGGCGGCGGCGCCGTCGTACGCGACCCCTCCACCATCGCCTTCCTCCACAGCGCGTTCGAAAGGGCCTGGGACCTCGGCACGCCGTTCGCCGAAAACCGCCCCGACCTCACCGCCCTCAGCGACGTCCACCGCAACATCCTGCATCTGCTCGGCGAAGGCGCTCGCGATGAGACCATTGCCCGCCGCCTCGGCTTCTCCCTGCGCACCTGCCGTAAATACATCGCTGAGATCTTCGACATGCTCGGCGCCGAAAAGCCGTTTCCAAGCGGGCTACCTCACCGCTGA